In Buchnera aphidicola (Schlechtendalia peitan), one genomic interval encodes:
- the pyrI gene encoding aspartate carbamoyltransferase regulatory subunit, protein MNQINKLKVEAINCGSVIDHIPAQIGFKLLTLFKFTETEQRITIGLNLPSRKLTKKDLIKIENIFLTDNQINQLSIYAPCATVNHINNYQLIVKIFPTVPNRIEKILVCPNSNCISNDVEHSSSFTFKKNSNIYLVCKYCEKEFQKNLVLMN, encoded by the coding sequence ATGAATCAAATTAATAAACTAAAAGTCGAAGCAATTAATTGTGGTAGTGTTATTGATCACATTCCAGCACAAATTGGATTTAAATTGCTAACATTATTTAAATTTACAGAAACAGAACAGAGAATTACTATAGGTTTAAATCTTCCATCAAGAAAATTAACAAAAAAAGATCTTATAAAAATAGAAAACATATTTTTAACAGATAATCAAATAAATCAATTATCTATCTATGCACCTTGTGCTACAGTAAATCATATTAATAACTATCAATTAATAGTAAAAATTTTTCCTACTGTTCCTAATAGAATTGAAAAAATACTAGTATGTCCAAATAGTAACTGTATAAGCAACGATGTTGAACATTCTTCTAGTTTTACATTTAAAAAAAATAGTAATATTTATTTAGTATGCAAATATTGCGAAAAAGAATTTCAAAAAAATTTAGTTTTAATGAACTAA
- a CDS encoding RidA family protein: protein MYSMITTTNSQKIFNPIGPYSTAIKIENLIFISGQISNVVDDNDSNNNVIIQTKNILNNIKIILKKYNVGVKNIIKTTVFITNLEHLNVVNNVYKKFFLEHHSNQFPTRSCVEVSKLPNNALIEIESIAYKKCNLL from the coding sequence ATATACTCTATGATTACTACAACAAATTCACAAAAAATTTTTAATCCTATTGGACCATACTCAACAGCAATAAAAATAGAAAATTTAATTTTTATATCAGGTCAAATTTCTAATGTAGTTGATGATAACGATAGTAATAATAATGTTATTATTCAAACAAAAAACATATTAAATAATATCAAAATTATCCTAAAAAAATATAATGTGGGAGTAAAAAATATTATAAAAACTACTGTATTTATAACTAATTTAGAACATTTAAATGTTGTGAACAACGTATATAAAAAATTTTTTTTAGAACATCATTCTAATCAATTTCCTACTAGATCTTGTGTTGAAGTATCTAAATTACCTAATAATGCTTTAATTGAAATTGAATCTATTGCTTATAAAAAATGTAATTTACTATAA
- a CDS encoding DEAD/DEAH box helicase, producing MIHTDKITFSDLGLNPLIIKSLNEIGYIEPSPIQIACIPLLLKGKDVLGMAQTGSGKTAAFALPFLNNIKLYLKVPQILVLAPTRELAVQVAGAFSYFSKYLTGIHVLALYGGQRYDLQLKILRRGPQVIVGTPGRLLDHLKRGTLNLSNLESLVLDEADEMLRMGFIEDVETIMTKIPAQHQTALFSATMPDVIRRISKKFMKNPKEIKIRSNTITRPDIQQSFWVVYGKKTDALIRFLEAEDFSATIIFVRTKNATLEVSEALERNGYNSAALNGDMNQSLREKTLEKLKDGRLDILIATDVAARGLDVDRISLVINYDIPMDSESYVHRIGRTGRAGRKGKALLFVEHRERRLLRNIERVMKITMTEVTLPKIEFLSKRRLEKFSKKVQLQLDSKDLDQYRSLLFKLKLTSENNLELLAAALLKMAQGERMLIMKPDSLVNEIKSRNIRNIYRRDNKNNSFRFYRESRENSNMDVYRIEVGRNDNVEVRHIVGAIANEGNINSKNIGNVKLFSTYSTIELPKGLFKNLSKLFLRTKILNKPINIKLLNNMQRHKNHFFSNSKKQYNCAQANFSKPISQKTIIKDTYKDDLNTSLRRRKTFN from the coding sequence ATGATCCATACTGATAAAATAACGTTTTCTGATCTAGGTTTGAATCCGTTGATTATAAAATCATTAAATGAGATAGGATATATAGAACCGTCTCCTATTCAAATTGCATGTATTCCGTTACTTTTAAAAGGAAAGGATGTATTAGGAATGGCACAAACAGGTAGTGGAAAAACTGCTGCTTTTGCATTACCTTTTTTAAATAATATAAAATTATATTTAAAAGTCCCGCAAATTTTAGTTTTAGCACCTACACGCGAATTAGCAGTTCAAGTTGCTGGAGCTTTTTCATATTTTTCAAAATATTTAACTGGAATACATGTATTAGCTCTATATGGAGGTCAAAGATATGATTTACAATTAAAAATTTTACGTCGTGGACCTCAAGTTATTGTCGGTACTCCAGGTCGATTGCTTGATCATCTTAAAAGAGGAACACTTAATTTATCCAATTTAGAAAGTTTAGTATTAGATGAAGCTGATGAAATGTTAAGAATGGGATTTATAGAAGATGTGGAAACTATTATGACTAAAATTCCTGCTCAACATCAAACAGCATTATTTTCTGCTACTATGCCGGACGTTATTCGTAGAATTTCTAAAAAATTTATGAAGAATCCTAAAGAAATTAAAATTCGTTCTAATACTATAACCCGTCCTGATATCCAGCAAAGTTTTTGGGTAGTATATGGTAAAAAAACCGATGCATTAATTCGTTTTTTAGAAGCAGAAGATTTTTCTGCAACTATTATATTTGTACGTACTAAGAATGCAACATTAGAAGTTTCTGAAGCTTTAGAACGTAATGGTTATAATAGTGCGGCATTAAATGGAGATATGAATCAATCTCTTAGAGAAAAAACCTTAGAAAAATTGAAAGATGGCAGATTAGATATATTAATAGCAACAGACGTTGCAGCTCGCGGATTAGATGTTGATCGCATTAGTTTAGTAATTAACTATGATATTCCTATGGATTCCGAATCCTATGTGCATCGTATTGGTCGAACAGGTCGTGCAGGAAGAAAGGGAAAAGCATTATTATTTGTTGAGCATCGTGAACGACGTTTGTTAAGAAATATTGAACGTGTAATGAAAATAACTATGACAGAAGTAACTCTACCAAAAATTGAGTTTTTAAGTAAACGCCGTTTAGAAAAATTTTCTAAGAAAGTTCAATTACAATTAGACAGTAAAGATTTAGATCAGTACCGAAGTTTATTATTTAAGTTAAAACTGACTAGTGAAAACAATCTTGAATTATTAGCAGCTGCATTATTAAAAATGGCACAGGGAGAGCGTATGCTGATTATGAAGCCTGATTCATTAGTAAATGAAATTAAAAGTAGAAATATACGAAATATTTATCGACGAGACAATAAAAATAATAGTTTTCGTTTTTATCGTGAGAGTAGAGAAAATAGCAATATGGATGTGTATCGCATTGAAGTAGGAAGAAATGATAATGTAGAAGTACGTCATATAGTTGGTGCTATTGCTAATGAAGGTAATATTAATAGTAAAAATATTGGGAATGTTAAATTGTTTTCAACATATTCTACTATTGAATTACCTAAAGGACTATTTAAAAATTTATCAAAGCTATTTTTACGTACTAAAATATTAAATAAACCAATTAATATAAAATTATTAAATAACATGCAACGTCATAAAAACCACTTTTTTAGTAATTCAAAAAAACAATATAATTGTGCACAAGCAAATTTTTCTAAGCCAATTTCACAAAAAACAATTATTAAAGATACTTATAAAGATGATTTAAATACATCTTTACGTCGCCGAAAAACGTTTAATTAA